ATCAAGAGACAAGGAAAAATGGATTTCATTGAGAGATTCCAATTATTTAGAGGACTGCCAGCCTCCCATCATGTATGCAAAAAGCCATTGAACCCCAAGTAGTATAAATTAAATCAAGTAAGAATGACTAACTCATTAGCATAGTCAGTATAGTTGTTGGCATGTAGGAAATGCTTTGGTAGCATCATAGAGCAAGATTTAGCATGTTGTTCCCTTTTGGCAAGAACAAGATGCTATAGTGGCAGGGGGTTTTTAGTGATCAAATTGTTGTCTCTATTTCTTAGACCTCTTTACGAGTGGTCAACATCGTCAAGAAagtatttccttttcttcattCTGGGACTTTTGTATCATTTAAACTCTAGATTTTGGCcctaaattttttcatttaatcttTCTTATGAAAGCATACCTTACTCCTCCATAGAAAGATACTTTGTTTTAATAACTATGAAGAATAggaacaagaaaataaatttcttcaAAAGTAGCTATTTCATATAGaactcaaaatcatcaaatcctaGATGTTTATCTAGATCGGTATTTACCTTTGGTATCTAAGAGAGAAAcgcataaaaaaattgatattgatttgTATTACCCCTTAGAACTGAAAAATGCAAGaatgaatttgaattaaatacataaaaaaagaagaagaagaagaggaaaccAGAGTAAATAGATTGTTTTTGGTAGTATAGACAGTAGCAAACAGCACATAATGCCAGTCTTTTGGTATCAAGGCAAGAGCTTTCTTACCTCACACAATCTATACCAAGTATAAGGGGTGAATGATGTCACAACCAACCCAAGTAGAATGGACATATTCTGGCAATTGGTACTGGAGTGCTTAAATTATAGTGTATATTAGACCGAACAGGTAACATAAGAGGGTTAATCAAGCAGCATTATGCTATTGATTCTTGACAAATTCAAAACACTTACTACAGTTGACTAGATCAAGTATTTATCTTCAAGTACATTACATTAATTTCCAGAATAATAGATTGGGTCTTAGGTCGATACTTGCAaggtataaaattaaaaaaataataaggacCAGCAATAACAGTCCAAAACGGCTAAGAGAGAAGCATATTAAGAACATGATTTTAGCCATAAGAATTAAAAAGCAAAGAGAATTATTAGTAAGTTTCCAATAGGAGTGGACAGTCTTATATTCTGAAAAATTCTTCTACTTCTTTCCTTCCACAGATATCACATAAAACAAAGAGGTTTaacttatcatatatctttgcttaaaattttcaaattattgaaCCCAAGTTTTAATGTGTATTAACTAGATTGCAACATGCTTGAACTCCACAAGCTCATGAGTTCAAGACCTACCTAATGCGTGCGTGTAACttatcaattaaaacaaaatttaatgtaGTGGGTAGAGTAAGAAAGAGAGGAATATGGAAATTTTAAGCAAACAGACTTGTCTTTGCATCCCTGCTTCAAGAAGTTGACAAATCCATCGGAGAATTCATTTCACTCACAGCCTTCTCAAttcaaaaatcacatttttataGAAAGTTAATAAGCCATAATATCCTACTCCATAAAACATGACTAGTATAGCACACAACAGATACTTTCTCATCACTAAGAGCTTTGCAGCTCAGTGGCACAACTTGCTCTCCTTTATTAGAAGACCCATGGAtcaaatcccccctcccccaTTGTTGTAAATAtcgaataattaaaaaagaaaaataaaagatagcttcttctcaaccaaaaatTTATGGAAATTCACAAAACAATCCAGTAGAACTGCCCTAAACCACGGCGACCCTATTCTACTCCAATTGCTAGGTCCTCTCCTATCTCTCCCCTGCCGGAGATCACAGTTCTATCTATGCACAAGTAGTTAAACCAATACATACCCaattcaaacacaaaataaaaagactaaCTAAGATAATTCTTAGAGTGCATTAGGAAAATCCTTGTGCTTCAATATGCAAAAGCCCCACTAAGATTACATACATAGCCTATGTTGTTTTTTTCAATCTCATCTTTACAGTGATAACGAAAAGCTCTCAAACACTTGCATATTCATCACTTTTAACCAAATGGGGTGCCCTCAGACGATCCCCGGATCTATTCTACTATGATTTTGTTAACcaattaataaaattagaaaaaaatacacagaacaaagaaaaaaactgaCCCCTCCAAAACAGAAAAACTTGTGTATGAATTTCATTgaaataataaatcaaaatcaataatATCAGTAAGGTGGATTTGCCTTCAATTcgcttttgttttttaaaagagagagacGACAAAGTTTGGGTAATTCTATGCAGGTGGTGACAAAATAGGGGCTTTAATCCCCTGCATCTCACAACAAAAAAGAGatgctttctttatttttttgccttCAATCTTAGTCATGTGGGGTCCAATAAGCTCAAAGCTATTTGACGGTCCTGATTGTTTATAAATCTTTGATAAGATGCTGACGAAAACACGTAATAAAAACAGTctttactctaaaaaaaaaaaaaaaaacactagtaCTACAATATAGTGCGTTTCCGAAGAGAGTTAAACGGAAAAcacagctctctctctctctctctctagggtttttcttttgctcTAATCTGAAAGGTGAGCtttctttcttggtttttttatctattaatCATTCTCGTTCCTGAAACTATTACTATTGATTTAGCTTTATCTTCTAGTACTTCTGAAACACTTTGCAattaggttatttatttatttatttattttataaaagatagtattttttttttcctgttcttGAAGGCAATATTgtggggttttgatttttgtttattttttgaatctgggttttttttttggtttatcttTTCTTGGGAAAGCAATTACTATATCAAAGGTATAACTGTGCTGGTTTATCCGAGCAAGAGGAAAAGGTTAAGGTTATTCTATTCTGAGCCTTTGGcaaatttttttgggtgaaagTTTTGGTAAAATGTTCttggtctctctttttttaatacccataatatagttatttttttcttggtttctttCCATGTTATTTTGTATAAGTTTTTGTGTGGGCAACATGTTACAGATGTTGCTTTGTGTGGTTTTTCAATTTGTTCATGTTTGAATGCTGAAAAACAAGAAATGAATGAACTTTGCATTTTGGTAAAATGTTCttggtctctctttttttaatacccataatatagttatttttttcttggtttctttCCATGTTATTTTGTATAAGTTTTTGTGTGGGCAACATGTTACAGATGTAGCTTTGTGTGGTTTTTCAATTTGTTCATGTTTGAATGCTGAAAAACAAGAAATGAATGAACTTTGCATTTTGACATTAAGTATTATGACTTGGGTTCAAAAGAAACTCAAGTTTTACTATGATGGATTTAATTTGTCTGATAAGGTAtgtaatttattaaattgaAGCAAGGGTGAATTTTGCTTTTCCATGACCTTTTGTGCagcatgaatttttttgtgaaaattgttaAATGGCTTAGGTGCATTTAGGTTGAGTAGGAAAAAGTATATAAACTTAGACTGATTTTACACTTTCAGGAGCCAAGTTGAAATTAGAAAAATGGGTGAGACTGGGAAGCGATATCGTGGGCAGAGGGACTATGATGGGGATAAGAATCAGAGGAGACGGATGAATGACAAAGATGAAAAGGGGAATGATGAAGTGGTTGTTTATAGAATACTTTGCCCAGATGCTGTCATTGGTAGTGTTATTGGCAAGAGTGGGAAAGTCATAAATTCTATTAGGCAAGAGACGAGGGCAAAAGTTAAGGTTGTGGATCCATATCCAGGTGCTAAGGACCGTGTCATAACAATCTACTGCTATATTAAGGAAAAGGCGGAGGTTGAAATTGATGATGAGTTCAGTAACAGGGAACCTTTATGTGCTGCTCAGGATGCTCTTCTCAGAGTTCATGCTGCCATTGCAAATGCTATGGCTTCCATTGGAGATTCTGACAAGAAGCGGAAGGATAGGGAGGAATGTCAAATTCTTGTTCCATCTAGCCAATCTGCAAATATCATTGGTAAGGCTGGGgcaacaataaaaaaactgaGAGGTAAGACGAGGACAAACATTAAGGTCACAGCCAAGGATGCCACTGACCCAACTCACTCCTGTGCTTTCGACTTCGACAATTTTCTCATGGTTAGTATTACTATACCTTTTTATTCCCTTGATATTATCAATCcttttacttacaaaaaaaagtattactATAACTCATTcaattgctttttatttttatttttattgaagttTGTTATAGATTATTCAGATTACAAAATGTTGTCCTGGTTACTATTTACTGTGGAACAGTCAAtgactttttcattttttttacatgcCAAGTTCTATCACTGTTAATTGGGTATTGTGCATGGATAAAATATGTAGTACAATTTATTTAGTTCTTGAATAAAATTTcctttacttttcaaaaaaaaaaaaaatatatgtagtaCAATTTATGCCCTTCATTATGATTTTTCTGTCAAGGTTCACTTTCatctttacaaaatttattttccagAATGCTTTCTGTGGTTTAATTAGCCAATGATTTCTAGTTTAATGGCATCTACTcccttgtaagagcaaggtgaGAGTGAGGTGGTGGGTTGAAGACCCTTCGATGCATCATCCATGTGTTACTTAACTTATCAATTAGAAAAAGgctttttgggttttaattatTCTCTTATCATATGATTAGATTGCTGGTGAACCAGAGGCAGTGAAGAAAGCGCTGTTTGCAGTTTCTGCAATTATGTACAAGTTCACTCCTAGAGAAGAGATTCCTCTTGAGACAACTGTACAAGAAGCTCCTCCAAGTATTATCATCCCATCAGATGTCCCTATTTATCCATCAGGTGGATTGTTTCCAAGTGCAGATGCTATCGCCGCTAGATCTGTTCCTCCAATCATAGCTGCGTCAAATGTACAGGATCTCCCTGTTTATACTGAATCAGGGAATACATGGCCCCTTTATTCATCTACTCTTCCTATGATGTCTGGATTCAGTGGTGCCTCACGATCTGAGGAGTTAATTGTAAGAGTATTGTGTCCCTTTGACAAGATCGGGCGTGTCATTGGCAAGGGAGgtggtacaattaaaaatataaggCAGGCTAGTGGTGCTCGTATTGAGGTTGATGATACCAAGGAGGATCGTGATGAGTGTATCATCACAATTGCAGCAACAGAGGTATGTGCTTTACTTCctcaacttttttaaaaataataataatgatttatTCTTCAGAATTTCTCAAACTAGATGGAGCATGGGATGCCGTGTTGCCCTCTGATTCTTCtggtgtggtttttttttattttagaaatctAATTACATAGATGCATCTATTATGCCTTGTTTCATAGTTGATAATCTTTAAAATAGATGGTTAGATAATGGGGAAGTTCTATGTTTTGACAACACTTGTATGGGAAAATTTGTGGGAGGAAATTTTTGGCAATTTTCAATATTCCCTGTACCTTACAGAGGGCatgcttttaatttatttatttttttgtcttactgattttgatatttatttttttgcaaatagAAAGTAGATATATCTGTTATAACATAAATATGTTCAAGATCATAGCAAGAGTAGCCGTCTCTACTTGATTGTCCATGTTTGTGTTGTTCATTGGTGAATTACGACTCCACTTTATCAATGTGCTGCACAATAGTATCCATCTTGAAAACTAGTTGATAATGCCAAGTTTCCCTTGTTTTCAGTCTCCCGATGATCTGAAATCCATGGCAGTTGAAGCTGTTCTGTTGCTCCAAGGGAAGATTAGTGATGAAGAAGATGACACTGTATCAATTAGACTCCTTGTTCCATCTAAGGTTATTGGGTGTATCATTGGAAAAAGTGGCTCTATTATAAATGAGATTCGTAAGAGAACCAAAGCTGATGTCCGAATCTCGAAAGGTGATAAGCCTAAGTGTGCTGATGGAAGCGATGAACTTGTGGAGGTTTGTTTTCTAGAAGTCTGTCAGATTTGTTGTTTACTATTTCTTATTCATAGGtcatatattataattaaattgcTCCTCATTTAGGTGCTTGGAGAAGTTGGTAGTGTTAGAGATGCACTTATCCAGATTGTTTTAAGGCTTCGGGATGATGTTTTGAGAGATAGAGATGCTGGCCATAACCCTAGTGTCAGTGCTGATTCCTTGTTCTCAGCTGGCACTGGTCTTTCAGTTCCATCTGTCCTGCCTTCTGTTCCCCCTGCTGGTTCATTGGGTTATGATCAGAGGGTCGAAAGTGGAAGTGGACTGGGAATTCTTTCTTCAAGTGGCCTCTATGGATATGGATCTTTGTCGGTATGCTGATACTgttatttttacttcttttattttttattttttatttttatcatatagCCGCTGAAACCACAACTTTGTTCACCATCATAATATATGTTCGTCATGATCAGTGCTAGTAATTACTGTAATTCCTTCTACTCATCTAGGTGTGTACCATCAGTCAATTCATGGAGCGAAGTGATTATCTTACTAAAATGATGTTTAGCATTATGACATGTTACTTGCTTCAACTATTTTTTGCACTTCTCAGTGctttttattgatatatattttttaatcaatacaTTTAATGTATGGCTCAAGCAGTTTGCCACTTGCCTATGAAAGAGACAAGttctatttatatatgtatatatatatcccccccctcccccccctcTTTCCCTTTCTCTTAAACCATTGTTTGATACTATTAGTTCCTCTATCCTCTTCTCACTTTGTTTCACGAGAGGAAAAATTCTAACTTGTTCTCTATTAAGTAGGTTGGAAATTTGCCAAGGTAGTAAAATCTGGCATGATTTTGAAAGCCCTTGTTGGTTTTTTCTAATATGTGCCTTTGAtttagactcttttttttatgatttgagCTTTCTAGTTAATtcagggtctgtttggatatcgcttattgctgaaaactgaaaatactgtagcaaaataatttttaaatgtgtaaatagtgccgtgggacctagttttaaaattgattttgctgaaaaaaaaaaaaatacttgtgggtcccgtgaacagtgcacaggaCCCCCAGAAATGAAATGCAGATGCGCAACGCCAGGCCTAAAACGCTATCCAAACTAACGCTCAATCTGAGAcgggtttatgatttttttttttttggtggtggttgttttATTCAGTTAGTTGCAATTTGCAAGTGTTAAACTGAATCCTAATTACTGTGGTTCAGTTGTTCTATTTGATGTTTGTTTCTCGTTCAAGTGGGGACATATTTCTTCCTTTTTGTAAcattcattttccttttctttcttcatgaTAGATGGGTGAAAATGGTTATGGATCCTTGCCCACATATTCATCCAAGCTGTATGGAGGGTTAGTATATTATTATCTTGTGATTTGCTCTTGAACAATTGTCCTTTggctttatttacttatttttaatctGGGTCTGCTTTTAATTCCATGTGCCTATGCAGGTTGCCTCCCCCTTCAACACTTGAGATTTTGGTCCCTGCCAATGCAGTGGGTAAAGTGATGGGTAAGGGAGGGACCAATATAGCAAACCTTCGGAAGGTTGGTTCATCTTCCtgtttaagattttattttctgaCCATTAGTTAGCATGCTTTAATGTTTAATCTATATAAGGGAATCTAAAGTGTTATTGTGGAGTTCCATTTCTGTGACCTTTAAATTTGTGTGATGTAGAAAATGGTTCCTTCAACTCTTGCTTAGGCATTTGCCAAGATGGCTGTATTTTGAATCTCAATTTTCAGAATTGTTGGATAGGGGCATAGaatctatattttttggttacttaaatatttataatatttagttGCTTATATAATGGTGGGAAGGAGGTGATAACATGTTTAAGAAATCAAGTCATTGGACTTAGGGCCAAAAATCCCTTGCAGTTTACCCTGATTCTTTGTATTACTTTTGTTCATATTTGCTACAGCTTGTTCACATTCTGAAATATATCCTTTAAGATGCTGGTAGGCATCCAAGATTCATATGTTTCCCAGCAATGGCATTGTTCCTTCTATATTGTTGAAGGGGACGATTTTCTAATATTTCATACTTATTTTGGCATTACATCAAATAAGTTTGACTCTTCgaactcaaataaataaatgtctatTCACCATGTTCTTTTGTTTTCCTAGCCAGTGGGCTATAGCTCAAGGCACTTCCTTCTCccataataatgggatggaggATGAGGTCATAGGTTCAAGACCCACTAGGTGCacgtgtaacttaccaataaaaaaaaaaaatgttcttttgTGTACCTAATTTAACCTAATGCcttatgttttgattttatCTCTAAATTTGGCTGTCTTGGAACATCATATACAGTACATCTTAACATATTGAACGAATTTGTTTGATTGAATGACATTTTAACACCTACTTGTTTTCCCTCCAGATATCAGGTGCAATGATAGAGATTTCTGATTCCAAATCTTCCCGTGGTGATCGTATTGCTCTTATATCAGGCACACCTGAACAGAAGCGTGCAGCTGAAAACTTGATTCAGGCATTTATAATGTCCACCTGAGTTTTAAGGAGCATCTAGATGTTGAAGGTGAATAGTTATAATCTTGGAATTCTTTCCCTTATGGTTCTTCTCCTTAGTTCCTTTAGGTTTGGTTCTGGAGAGGGCTTCTCTTCTAGGCTCCTTCAACTGGAATCCTCCTGTTCTTCCATGGCAGTGACTATCAAGATTGTGCAGGAAGATCTGGTGGTGGTTTTATGTTTAACCGTATAGGCTTCCATCTGTCAATCTATTCTCCATCTGCAGTATCTTAGAACTACTAGgacctttctttctttcctttcgtGTTATATAATCTGGTCATGTCTTTGACTAGTGTGGAGTCCCTCTTATTTCCAATGCTGTCATACTCTATAAAATTGATGTTCATGCCCAAAAATGTTTTCAAGGATGACCATAATTGTCAAACTTTTAATATATGTGTTGCTTTTCTGGCCATTCAACATCTCACTCTCAGCTTCTTGCTAGAAGAATCTTTTCTATCGGTGACAAGTGCAGTGCTGCGGTGATGATACCTTATTTCAATATTCTCCTTGGTTTACATTTatagtgtggtgggaaaagagGCTCAACTTCTGCAATTAAATAAACTACATGATATACTCTCTCCCTCTGCATAATTCTATATTGTGCCTTATCCTAGGTTTATGATAGTTTGTTGCAAAGCTAAATCATGAAATCATCGTTTctcaagtatatatataatttctggGCTTCTCTACATGCTCTATTACATTTAGTGCAGTAAGTTTCATATCACATCTGACAAGTCGGCATATGCTTTGTATCTGAAAAGCctataagatataatttttggaATTATATCTCCTCAACGTGTTATATGCGTTCCACCTTCTGGTCTACTTTCATACATATCTCAAGATCACAACTTTTAGTACCCTGCTGGCTCTCATTACTCTCCTTTCAAAGATAATTCTGTACTTCTCCTTGGTCCTGACTAAGGGAAGAGATGTTCAGCTTGAGTGGCTATTGGATTTTTCATAGTTGCCAAACCTATCTGTTAATCATCATCTCCTCTGACTGATGAATATTTTGGCACTTCAAAAATGCAGCTAAGCTTTAGTATTAGGGTTAACTTAGTTCTGGAAATGAGCCATGCATTGACAAGATTCTTATTTTTACAAAGCAAAATGATATTGTCactacttgttttttttttttggagctttttGCAAAGGCAAACTACTCCATTTTATTGAGTTTGCTTTCTAGGATATAGTCTGGTTGGTCTATccatttttattgaatttgtgTTGACAATATTCTTATTTTAACAAAGCAAAATGATATTATTTCaccatataaatatattgttttttggGGATCTCTTTGCTAAGGCAAACTACTCTGTTTTTATTGAGTTTGCTTTCTAGGATATAGTCTGGTTGTCCATCCTGATCTGCCAAGAGCCTTTAGCTCAACTAACACCTCCAAATATTTTCAATGGAAATCTTCAAGGTTCAAATACCCCCTCCCTCGTTATAACCTATCGAATTATCAATAAGGTTAATCCTAATCATATCATAGTATacaaattttcataattatcGTAGTATACTAGCATCTCTGTTGTTGATGCTGCCCTCCGAGTGTCGACTGCACTTTCTCTCATGTTCCCATACTATCTATTTTGGTTGAAACTATCATGTCCAACCTTTTTAATTATCTGTCTTGCAAAGGGTCTATGGCACCTTACCTGTTGGAATTTCTGGTTCATGGTGTAGATAAATCATCTTGTTTACATGATGGTGTACATGGCTCTGCTTAGCATATGATTGATGGCATATGCGGATGATCCAGTCAAAAACTATCATTCCTGCTTCAATC
The sequence above is drawn from the Castanea sativa cultivar Marrone di Chiusa Pesio chromosome 5, ASM4071231v1 genome and encodes:
- the LOC142636010 gene encoding KH domain-containing protein At4g18375-like, which produces MGETGKRYRGQRDYDGDKNQRRRMNDKDEKGNDEVVVYRILCPDAVIGSVIGKSGKVINSIRQETRAKVKVVDPYPGAKDRVITIYCYIKEKAEVEIDDEFSNREPLCAAQDALLRVHAAIANAMASIGDSDKKRKDREECQILVPSSQSANIIGKAGATIKKLRGKTRTNIKVTAKDATDPTHSCAFDFDNFLMIAGEPEAVKKALFAVSAIMYKFTPREEIPLETTVQEAPPSIIIPSDVPIYPSGGLFPSADAIAARSVPPIIAASNVQDLPVYTESGNTWPLYSSTLPMMSGFSGASRSEELIVRVLCPFDKIGRVIGKGGGTIKNIRQASGARIEVDDTKEDRDECIITIAATESPDDLKSMAVEAVLLLQGKISDEEDDTVSIRLLVPSKVIGCIIGKSGSIINEIRKRTKADVRISKGDKPKCADGSDELVEVLGEVGSVRDALIQIVLRLRDDVLRDRDAGHNPSVSADSLFSAGTGLSVPSVLPSVPPAGSLGYDQRVESGSGLGILSSSGLYGYGSLSMGENGYGSLPTYSSKLYGGLPPPSTLEILVPANAVGKVMGKGGTNIANLRKISGAMIEISDSKSSRGDRIALISGTPEQKRAAENLIQAFIMST